From Paenibacillus polymyxa, the proteins below share one genomic window:
- a CDS encoding MOSC domain-containing protein, translating to MASIKILSLNVGMPKQIRFNQKDVSTGIFKSATDEYLYLSYLNFEGDGQGDLVHHGGHEKAVCVYPYEHYPFWENELRRPLDYGAFGENLTIKGLLESDVCIGDVFKLGKAIVQVSQPRQPCYKLSLKYGVPDMPLKVQQTGYTGFYFRVLEEGVVSKADGLSLLHRHPKAITVSFANRIMHQEKDHIEGIKQILEVEELSVNWRNTFLKRLAGTETDSRERLSGNS from the coding sequence ATGGCATCTATTAAAATCCTTTCTCTTAATGTCGGCATGCCCAAGCAGATCCGGTTTAATCAGAAGGACGTTTCTACGGGGATATTCAAGTCGGCCACAGATGAATATCTGTATTTATCTTATCTAAACTTCGAAGGGGATGGGCAGGGCGATCTAGTTCATCACGGAGGGCACGAGAAAGCTGTATGCGTCTATCCCTACGAGCACTACCCCTTCTGGGAAAATGAATTGCGGAGGCCGCTCGATTACGGCGCATTCGGTGAAAATTTAACGATAAAGGGTTTGCTAGAATCCGACGTTTGCATTGGAGACGTCTTTAAGCTTGGCAAAGCTATCGTTCAAGTTAGCCAGCCGAGACAGCCTTGCTACAAGTTGTCCCTCAAGTACGGCGTACCCGACATGCCCCTGAAGGTACAGCAAACAGGCTACACGGGATTCTACTTCCGCGTTCTGGAAGAGGGAGTTGTCTCTAAAGCCGACGGACTATCCCTCCTTCATCGCCATCCGAAAGCAATTACGGTTTCATTTGCCAATCGAATTATGCATCAAGAGAAGGATCATATCGAGGGTATTAAACAAATTCTCGAAGTGGAAGAATTGTCCGTAAACTGGAGAAATACGTTTCTAAAACGTTTGGCGGGAACAGAAACGGATTCTCGGGAAAGACTATCAGGCAATTCGTAA
- a CDS encoding DUF4870 domain-containing protein, with the protein MSVYKSSTGLDENIAAVLCYLFAFIGALAFVMLEKKSRFVLFHALQSILLFVALMIGHVLVGFIPLLGPLLASLLTLASLAMWIILLIRAGQGKWLKLPWIGDLALHQARQL; encoded by the coding sequence ATGTCAGTCTATAAGTCTTCCACAGGACTGGATGAAAATATAGCAGCTGTCCTGTGCTATTTGTTCGCATTTATTGGAGCGCTGGCCTTTGTCATGCTGGAAAAGAAAAGCCGATTCGTATTATTTCACGCACTGCAATCCATACTTCTTTTTGTAGCCCTCATGATCGGGCATGTGCTAGTCGGATTCATTCCGCTACTCGGTCCTTTGCTCGCTTCCCTGCTAACGCTGGCAAGCCTTGCCATGTGGATTATCTTGTTAATTCGTGCGGGACAAGGAAAGTGGCTCAAGCTTCCCTGGATAGGCGATCTAGCTCTTCATCAAGCCCGGCAGTTATAA
- a CDS encoding sigma-70 family RNA polymerase sigma factor produces the protein MSGKEYGIEQESVDVSLEELYQKYRKYSFAIAYRMLGTVTDAEDVVQDCFVELEHKPLNDIQNPKAYVAKMTMNRCLNLLNSARKQRETYVGQWLPEPLGESADLPADWLERKDMISYAFLVLLEQLKPIERAVFVLREAFQYDYKDIAELLGKSESNCRQLFSRSRRILSSGESAPEAPISPNINNSSRVKLLERFTTAFLAYDVTAMLELLAEQPVFVSDGGGNVHTVMRPMVVRKGVLALLTSRRVLTVLRERDVVHTVINGEVQLAFLKDGEVRETLCLRLAPNGEHIQNFYLMVNPDKLRHIHIRTEEVSVKE, from the coding sequence TTGTCTGGCAAAGAATACGGAATTGAACAAGAATCGGTGGATGTAAGTCTGGAGGAGCTGTATCAGAAATATCGCAAATATTCTTTTGCCATTGCTTATCGCATGCTTGGAACGGTGACGGATGCCGAGGATGTTGTTCAAGACTGCTTTGTCGAGCTGGAGCATAAGCCCCTGAATGACATACAGAACCCCAAAGCCTATGTAGCCAAAATGACGATGAATCGGTGCTTGAATCTGCTGAATTCTGCGCGCAAGCAAAGAGAGACGTATGTAGGACAGTGGCTGCCGGAGCCGCTGGGTGAGAGCGCGGATCTTCCTGCCGATTGGTTAGAACGCAAAGATATGATATCTTACGCATTTCTGGTTCTGCTGGAGCAACTAAAGCCGATAGAGCGGGCTGTTTTTGTGCTGAGAGAAGCTTTTCAATATGATTATAAAGATATTGCGGAATTACTGGGCAAGTCCGAGAGCAACTGTCGTCAGTTGTTCAGTCGCTCCCGCCGTATTCTATCTTCCGGAGAATCTGCTCCTGAAGCTCCAATCAGTCCTAATATAAATAACTCTTCCCGGGTAAAACTGCTGGAACGTTTTACAACTGCTTTTCTCGCCTACGATGTGACTGCTATGCTGGAACTACTGGCTGAACAACCTGTATTCGTGTCAGATGGTGGAGGTAATGTGCATACGGTGATGAGACCGATGGTTGTACGCAAAGGCGTTCTCGCCCTGTTGACCTCTCGTCGGGTATTAACCGTTTTACGAGAAAGAGATGTGGTCCACACGGTCATCAATGGTGAGGTTCAGCTGGCATTTCTGAAAGACGGTGAAGTGAGAGAAACCTTGTGTCTCAGACTGGCACCGAACGGGGAGCATATTCAGAATTTTTATTTAATGGTTAATCCAGATAAGCTGAGACACATTCATATAAGGACAGAAGAAGTAAGCGTAAAAGAATGA